One genomic window of Sphingobacterium oryzagri includes the following:
- a CDS encoding cytochrome c maturation protein CcmE: protein MKKSSIILIVIIAVAIAMILVIYTDSSTYSTFTEAKEKKTELYVVGVLNKQKALHYDPVKDANHFSFFMYDNDSVECEVVFNGSKPQDIERSEQIVLTGKMDGKIFHASKILMKCPSKYNKDQVEVIEQTAAL, encoded by the coding sequence ATGAAGAAAAGCTCCATTATTTTAATTGTAATTATTGCGGTAGCAATTGCCATGATTTTGGTGATCTACACTGATTCCAGTACATATTCGACATTTACAGAAGCTAAGGAGAAAAAAACAGAGCTTTATGTAGTTGGCGTGCTGAACAAACAAAAAGCTTTGCACTACGATCCAGTCAAAGACGCAAATCACTTTTCGTTTTTCATGTACGATAACGATAGCGTAGAGTGTGAAGTGGTTTTCAACGGCTCTAAGCCGCAAGATATTGAGCGTTCTGAACAAATCGTGCTTACCGGTAAAATGGATGGAAAGATTTTTCATGCCAGTAAGATCTTGATGAAATGTCCTTCTAAATACAACAAAGATCAAGTCGAGGTAATCGAGCAAACGGCTGCTTTGTAA